In Prunus dulcis chromosome 2, ALMONDv2, whole genome shotgun sequence, a single genomic region encodes these proteins:
- the LOC117620126 gene encoding uncharacterized protein LOC117620126 isoform X1, with translation MKLLGLATYQWVVGWMAGVVLRLVIKEFEVGFDLNNKSTMSSWPTSPFMTGLSFQGGFKFWESRRFHVRCYWIFKSLLIWIPKVEKILTIII, from the exons ATGAAGCTACTAGGCCTGGCAACTTATCAGTG GGTAGTAGGTTGGATGGCTGGTGTGGTCCTGAGATTGGTCATCAAGGAGTTTGAAG TTGGTTTCGACCTGAACAACAAATCAACGATGAGCAGCTGGCCTACTTCTCCATTCATGACAG GTCTTTCCTTTCAAGGAGGTTTCAAGTTTTGGGAGTCGAGGAGATTTCATGTAAGATGTTATTGGATCTTCAAAAGTCTTTTGATTTGGATACCAAAAGTAGAGAAAATATTGACAATCATAATCTGA
- the LOC117620126 gene encoding uncharacterized protein LOC117620126 isoform X3, giving the protein MRVVGWMAGVVLRLVIKEFEVGFDLNNKSTMSSWPTSPFMTGLSFQGGFKFWESRRFHVRCYWIFKSLLIWIPKVEKILTIII; this is encoded by the exons ATGAG GGTAGTAGGTTGGATGGCTGGTGTGGTCCTGAGATTGGTCATCAAGGAGTTTGAAG TTGGTTTCGACCTGAACAACAAATCAACGATGAGCAGCTGGCCTACTTCTCCATTCATGACAG GTCTTTCCTTTCAAGGAGGTTTCAAGTTTTGGGAGTCGAGGAGATTTCATGTAAGATGTTATTGGATCTTCAAAAGTCTTTTGATTTGGATACCAAAAGTAGAGAAAATATTGACAATCATAATCTGA
- the LOC117620126 gene encoding uncharacterized protein LOC117620126 isoform X2, whose protein sequence is MKLLGLATYQCWFRPEQQINDEQLAYFSIHDRSFLSRRFQVLGVEEISCKMLLDLQKSFDLDTKSRENIDNHNLIERSCLANP, encoded by the exons ATGAAGCTACTAGGCCTGGCAACTTATCAGTG TTGGTTTCGACCTGAACAACAAATCAACGATGAGCAGCTGGCCTACTTCTCCATTCATGACAG GTCTTTCCTTTCAAGGAGGTTTCAAGTTTTGGGAGTCGAGGAGATTTCATGTAAGATGTTATTGGATCTTCAAAAGTCTTTTGATTTGGATACCAAAAGTAGAGAAAATATTGACAATCATAATCTGATTGAAAGGAGTTGTCTGGCTAATCCATGA